One genomic region from Haloterrigena gelatinilytica encodes:
- a CDS encoding winged helix-turn-helix transcriptional regulator: MPEQLPIAVADESPAIRLIYKTLEADGSLSQSQLAEATALTPRTIREAGTSLEEIHKAITAARRNGDLVQITDSTGRRRFGINDAESLLEKIESHSSVAECPNRELIGIANARRQQLYNSNGGDA; the protein is encoded by the coding sequence ATGCCTGAACAACTACCCATAGCAGTCGCTGACGAGTCGCCCGCGATCCGTCTGATCTACAAGACTCTCGAGGCCGACGGCTCACTCTCCCAGTCCCAACTCGCGGAGGCAACGGCATTGACGCCGCGAACGATCCGCGAGGCCGGTACCTCCCTCGAGGAGATCCATAAAGCGATCACAGCCGCTCGTCGTAACGGCGACCTCGTTCAGATCACGGACTCCACGGGCCGTAGACGTTTCGGGATCAACGACGCCGAGAGCTTGCTCGAGAAGATCGAAAGCCACTCGAGCGTCGCCGAGTGCCCGAACCGCGAGTTGATTGGCATCGCGAACGCTCGTCGGCAGCAACTCTACAACTCCAACGGAGGGGATGCGTGA
- a CDS encoding helix-turn-helix domain-containing protein, with amino-acid sequence MPSDAGADAQETIEECTPAQKLVYKTLEYADEPLSQTEIAEESHLPLRTVRKALYDLEDLGLVDGRVNIGIDAREKLYDLDK; translated from the coding sequence ATGCCGAGTGACGCCGGCGCCGACGCTCAGGAGACGATCGAGGAGTGCACCCCGGCGCAAAAACTGGTCTACAAAACGCTCGAATACGCGGACGAACCGCTCTCCCAGACGGAGATCGCCGAGGAGTCGCACCTTCCGCTGCGAACCGTCCGCAAAGCACTCTACGACCTCGAGGATCTCGGCCTCGTCGACGGCCGGGTCAACATCGGTATCGACGCTCGGGAAAAACTGTACGATCTTGACAAGTGA
- a CDS encoding phage terminase large subunit family protein, with translation MSQTTQPSFTEIAERNPLAHPTATSIQLFDYSLPPGPHLKEFYNSLWKAVDPDFPYAPTKVARLLPRGHGKSEGAGVVFPTWAILDNPGIRVAIIGKTAGLADERSSKVVDAVETYAPMFGVELENVAGTQLTTAANTHKEPTISAYGLESNLTGRHFDVIVWDDIAEWDNQRTETQRRNVREYFQDYEKNLIDPDCVLECGGVQAMIGTRKHPSDLYATEILSSATWDCKAATAIHEDDWPLVEERAWSVRGDDGVIYDDVGDLPADVNLANNGVIPDRDMTVLWPEHKPASELLFDIVDGDDSTPIWRRENQQDPNALAGSVFKSEWLTYVDDLPKPRVAFRWYAGMDLGLVEDLQQAAQDDTDWTALAVVAWDDDIGRGYLTKLERVRGLSVKESADWAVGQLDGIDVDGMFVEQNANRGVAQRLRDESPIPAEGDTSSGDKEERIHNLSADFESDTLRIVGDPTDDKWYNFEVNEWLQFPNASHDDRLDAIEIAMRHIDAEDNEDPFIVSR, from the coding sequence ATGAGCCAGACAACGCAACCATCGTTCACGGAGATAGCCGAGCGGAACCCGCTGGCTCACCCGACGGCGACGTCGATCCAGCTGTTCGACTACTCGCTGCCGCCGGGCCCGCACCTCAAAGAGTTCTACAACTCGCTGTGGAAGGCGGTCGACCCGGATTTTCCATACGCACCGACGAAAGTCGCTCGCCTGCTGCCTCGAGGACACGGCAAGTCCGAGGGCGCCGGCGTCGTGTTCCCGACGTGGGCGATCCTCGACAACCCGGGGATCCGCGTCGCGATCATCGGGAAGACAGCGGGCCTCGCCGACGAGCGTTCCTCGAAGGTGGTCGACGCGGTTGAGACCTACGCGCCGATGTTCGGTGTCGAGCTCGAGAACGTCGCCGGCACACAGCTGACGACGGCCGCGAACACGCATAAGGAACCGACGATCTCAGCGTACGGCCTGGAGTCGAACCTCACGGGCCGGCACTTCGACGTGATCGTTTGGGACGACATCGCGGAGTGGGACAACCAGCGCACGGAGACACAGCGCCGGAACGTTCGGGAGTACTTCCAGGACTACGAGAAGAACCTGATCGATCCGGACTGCGTCCTCGAATGCGGCGGCGTCCAGGCGATGATCGGCACCCGGAAGCACCCGAGCGACTTGTACGCGACCGAGATCCTCTCGAGTGCGACGTGGGACTGTAAGGCGGCGACTGCAATCCACGAGGACGACTGGCCGCTCGTCGAGGAGCGTGCCTGGAGCGTCCGCGGCGACGACGGTGTGATCTACGACGACGTCGGCGACCTTCCGGCGGACGTCAACCTCGCGAACAACGGCGTGATCCCGGATCGGGATATGACCGTGCTCTGGCCAGAGCACAAGCCGGCATCCGAGCTGCTATTCGACATCGTCGACGGCGATGACAGCACGCCGATCTGGCGCCGGGAGAACCAGCAGGATCCGAACGCGCTCGCCGGCAGCGTGTTCAAAAGCGAGTGGCTGACCTACGTCGACGATCTCCCAAAACCTCGAGTAGCGTTCCGGTGGTACGCTGGGATGGACCTCGGGCTCGTCGAGGACCTCCAGCAAGCCGCGCAGGACGACACCGACTGGACGGCACTCGCTGTGGTCGCGTGGGATGACGACATCGGGCGTGGGTACCTGACGAAACTCGAGCGAGTGCGCGGCCTCTCAGTCAAGGAATCGGCCGACTGGGCCGTCGGACAGCTTGACGGCATCGACGTCGACGGGATGTTCGTCGAGCAGAACGCGAACCGCGGTGTTGCCCAGCGCCTTCGCGACGAGTCACCGATCCCGGCGGAAGGCGACACCTCGAGTGGCGATAAAGAGGAGCGGATCCACAACCTGTCGGCAGACTTCGAGTCCGATACGCTTCGGATCGTCGGCGATCCGACCGACGACAAGTGGTACAACTTCGAGGTCAACGAGTGGCTGCAGTTCCCGAACGCGAGTCACGACGACCGCCTTGACGCGATCGAGATCGCGATGCGGCACATCGACGCTGAGGACAACGAGGATCCGTTCATCGTTTCTCGATAA
- a CDS encoding structural protein: protein MPSEDPTQSTTRRRKWTGRFNKRYEAIVGALNDEFRGGSEFRPQNDVEESLQTADFREWFEQQLDDEVVEPLPSRAVRNGAHYTADYVDEFYRTGLRLADEDIRQAGADIPDVSPAVVASSDIHQKKLRGEYVEVYQELEDIARETGRQATREYRGAVAGSETLAATLSALKDRVRKVGESRTKNLAHSYGTRIVNDAIVERAAELGVEQIGVDVETDITIDGEPLEQWQAVLDEVTCDQCRALHGNAYKVSEIRSGDAPRPVDDTHAYCRCRYIIVEI from the coding sequence ATGCCCTCCGAAGACCCGACGCAATCGACCACCCGACGCAGAAAGTGGACTGGTCGCTTCAACAAGCGCTACGAGGCGATCGTCGGTGCGCTCAACGACGAGTTCCGCGGCGGGTCGGAGTTCCGCCCCCAGAACGACGTCGAGGAGTCGCTTCAGACGGCCGACTTCCGCGAGTGGTTCGAGCAGCAACTCGACGACGAGGTCGTCGAACCGCTTCCAAGCCGTGCGGTCCGTAATGGCGCACACTACACGGCCGACTACGTCGACGAGTTCTATCGAACCGGGCTCCGGCTCGCCGACGAGGACATCCGGCAGGCCGGCGCGGATATCCCGGACGTCTCGCCGGCGGTCGTCGCCTCGAGTGACATTCACCAGAAGAAGCTCCGCGGCGAGTACGTCGAGGTCTATCAGGAACTCGAGGACATCGCCCGCGAGACTGGACGGCAGGCGACACGGGAGTACCGCGGCGCTGTCGCCGGCAGCGAAACCCTGGCGGCGACGCTCTCGGCGCTGAAGGACCGCGTCCGGAAGGTCGGCGAGAGCCGAACCAAGAACCTCGCACACTCCTACGGCACACGGATCGTCAACGACGCGATCGTCGAACGTGCTGCCGAGCTCGGCGTTGAACAGATCGGCGTCGACGTCGAGACGGACATCACGATCGACGGTGAGCCCCTCGAGCAGTGGCAGGCCGTCTTGGACGAGGTGACCTGCGATCAGTGCCGGGCGCTCCACGGCAACGCCTACAAAGTGAGCGAGATCCGGAGCGGCGACGCTCCGAGACCGGTCGACGACACGCACGCCTACTGCCGTTGCAGATATATCATAGTAGAGATATGA
- a CDS encoding coiled-coil domain-containing protein → MTQHDTELREQLAPAESGGAAVAEPSDTGTTVRINPIPEGERTVGHRPGSEDDEVAIWDPEPMKEAVESGALDGSTIVKGRAGKNPHYGFDEQVAADDVLGKVEKWEYEDGVGPVGKAQLADEGIADRIELDLLDVSGDWLRRLGEYDDERGGKPVEEVLGLPRVTVVERGASNASIDLEPETAEALGYNPDAPDVGQEQHADTLTPAPPDGWVDFYDQLTAGDAVAVSGAYYSDGDYYVSIHPEGDALEEPDPSLGEAIATLGPFPADRSEGSITLPLEEPIEQSQTLHAVLREADDGAGDPIEIDGRHVMNGAVVRVADPEGEAEYLADPDASNKTIGAATGTSPDTPADTTDPTDMGSNDNELREQLAEVRDERDELEDDKSDLEEQLAEKNSTIEDYEDRIDELEEEVGPIKELLAEIAVGDQPLDPDRIAETHDTEELVEMLAGDVEEDDLSYSEKVKEQLAAPLSPRGQGEEESGPDLGDVDSEQVEQLAGSVLSLSDMQRIHNEDISRREYLQREYDVDPAQYNSEPALRDAIGENGGAS, encoded by the coding sequence ATGACACAACACGATACCGAACTGCGAGAACAGCTAGCTCCAGCTGAAAGCGGCGGTGCGGCCGTTGCCGAACCGTCGGATACCGGCACGACCGTCCGGATCAACCCAATTCCCGAGGGTGAACGGACGGTCGGACATCGGCCCGGATCCGAAGACGACGAGGTCGCGATCTGGGATCCCGAGCCGATGAAGGAGGCCGTTGAGAGCGGCGCTCTAGATGGCTCGACGATCGTCAAAGGCCGCGCCGGGAAGAACCCACACTATGGCTTCGACGAGCAGGTCGCTGCCGACGACGTCCTCGGGAAGGTCGAGAAGTGGGAGTACGAGGACGGCGTCGGCCCCGTCGGGAAAGCTCAGCTCGCCGACGAAGGGATCGCCGACCGCATCGAACTCGACCTCCTGGACGTCTCAGGCGACTGGCTTCGTCGCCTCGGCGAGTACGACGACGAACGTGGCGGCAAGCCTGTCGAGGAGGTGCTCGGCCTCCCTCGAGTGACCGTCGTCGAACGCGGCGCGTCGAACGCCTCGATCGACCTCGAGCCCGAGACGGCCGAGGCGCTGGGCTACAATCCCGATGCGCCGGACGTCGGCCAGGAGCAACATGCGGACACACTCACACCGGCGCCGCCGGACGGCTGGGTTGACTTCTACGATCAGCTGACCGCCGGCGACGCCGTCGCAGTCTCGGGCGCGTACTACTCGGACGGCGACTACTACGTCTCGATCCACCCGGAGGGCGATGCCCTCGAGGAGCCCGACCCGTCGCTCGGCGAGGCGATTGCGACGCTCGGCCCGTTCCCGGCTGATCGGAGCGAGGGCTCGATCACGCTCCCACTTGAGGAGCCGATTGAGCAGTCCCAGACGCTCCATGCTGTCCTCCGGGAGGCCGACGACGGCGCCGGCGACCCGATCGAGATCGACGGTCGGCATGTCATGAATGGCGCGGTCGTCCGGGTCGCGGATCCGGAGGGCGAGGCCGAGTATCTCGCCGATCCGGACGCATCGAACAAAACGATAGGGGCGGCAACCGGCACCTCGCCGGACACCCCAGCGGACACCACCGATCCAACAGATATGGGATCCAACGACAACGAACTACGAGAACAGCTGGCCGAGGTCCGAGACGAGCGCGACGAGCTCGAGGACGACAAGTCCGACCTCGAGGAGCAGCTGGCCGAGAAGAACAGCACGATCGAGGACTACGAGGACCGCATCGACGAGCTCGAGGAGGAAGTCGGTCCGATCAAGGAGCTCCTCGCCGAGATCGCTGTCGGCGACCAGCCACTCGACCCTGATCGGATCGCTGAGACTCACGACACCGAGGAACTCGTCGAGATGCTCGCCGGCGACGTCGAGGAGGACGACCTCTCCTACTCGGAGAAAGTCAAGGAACAGCTTGCGGCGCCACTGTCGCCGCGTGGCCAGGGCGAAGAGGAGAGTGGCCCCGATCTCGGCGACGTCGACTCCGAACAGGTCGAGCAGCTCGCTGGAAGCGTCCTCTCGCTCTCCGACATGCAGCGGATCCACAACGAGGACATCTCTCGTCGAGAGTACCTCCAGCGCGAGTACGACGTCGACCCCGCGCAGTACAACTCCGAGCCGGCGCTCCGTGACGCGATCGGCGAGAACGGAGGTGCGAGCTAA
- a CDS encoding HK97-gp10 family putative phage morphogenesis protein: MISFNWKSGQGPDALVEDLETFKDEFFGRLEDDVETTVDEAVEEAQSRARVDTGELRDSIRNKVEQMTGKIVAHLIAGAEHSAYNEFGTIYMSAQPMIRPALRKVEQDLVDRITKSWDQAARAL; encoded by the coding sequence GTGATCTCTTTCAACTGGAAGAGCGGCCAGGGACCAGACGCGCTCGTCGAGGACCTCGAGACGTTCAAGGACGAGTTCTTCGGCCGCCTTGAGGACGATGTCGAAACGACAGTCGACGAGGCCGTCGAGGAGGCCCAGTCCCGTGCTCGTGTGGACACTGGCGAGCTCCGCGACTCGATCCGAAACAAAGTCGAGCAGATGACCGGCAAGATCGTCGCGCACCTGATCGCCGGCGCTGAGCACAGCGCCTACAACGAATTCGGGACGATCTACATGAGCGCCCAGCCGATGATTCGGCCGGCACTGCGGAAGGTCGAGCAGGATCTCGTCGATCGGATCACCAAAAGCTGGGATCAGGCCGCTCGAGCTCTTTGA
- a CDS encoding phage tail tape measure protein, with the protein MGALSELRGSIEIDHSGAKSAIEDVQGQAEDMGSSFESTGQRMQSAGKSMTAGVTAPLAAMGGAAAKTAADFEKSMQSSIAIMGDVSNAEREKLEKTAREVATSTSKSHEEAANSYYYLASAGLDAADSMEAMPQVAALAEAGQMDMAEATDIATDTMSAFGMEASELSRVTDTMAGTVNRHNQTMQGMGSAMSQVAPVASGLGMSIEETSAAIGMMGDVGIKAEKAGTGLRSALSSLQNPTGKAAETIEALGIKVNDAEGNMLPLHEIIGQLEESGAKTADIMALFGNQAGPAMQALVDQGSDALRDEAEALSELDGETQKVAETQRDTLHGSIEMLKSSVADLAIEFGSVLTPYIRQAANLATNLADRFSGLGRTTQTVIVAVGGVAAALGPLLIAFGALIGPLSTAVGTLGGLTAVLGPVTGLVGSVIAPLSSLTAIVSGLLAPLTGLVGTMGSFGAAVVGVLGPIGLLVAAIGGIGYVLSENREVVRKFANQAIGKLKSVASGAATWLEANGPSLLKSAFRKIGEGIRFIALDIYNAVTGNGDSIIKSMIIDAGSWLINEGPGILKAAAKLAFDAIMAAAKGLYQGLIGNSLIPEMFQAIGAYIKSTAVSLIQTAIQTLVTRVTTLFTTLKTKTVTTITNWGNRIGTLATNAKNRVVTSVTNLKNRTVTLVTGLKNQTVTQFTNLKNRVTSSITNAKNTVVATATNLKTQTISQFTNLKNTATSRVTSLKDDAVSAITTLKDDTVGELRSMADDAVDEVSEMASDLLDEVDIANKFKNAGGDLISSFADGIRNSVGEATSAVSGAVDDVKSYLPSSPADRGPLSGDEWIYGLPEAMISGMEDRVRELSSASAMIADAARPDPDAPNVPMPTPQPAGGNGRQSSRRRDDERRVMIDFGNLPRDALVSIGDLEDMADEAVRNRRRREKNRTA; encoded by the coding sequence GTGGGTGCGCTTTCAGAACTTCGTGGCTCGATTGAGATAGATCACTCCGGAGCCAAGTCCGCGATTGAGGACGTCCAAGGCCAGGCCGAAGACATGGGCTCGTCGTTCGAGTCGACTGGCCAGCGGATGCAATCCGCAGGGAAGTCCATGACTGCCGGCGTCACGGCCCCGCTTGCTGCGATGGGCGGTGCAGCGGCGAAGACTGCTGCTGACTTCGAGAAATCGATGCAGTCGTCCATCGCGATCATGGGCGACGTCTCGAACGCCGAGCGTGAGAAACTCGAGAAGACAGCCCGCGAGGTTGCGACAAGTACATCCAAATCCCACGAGGAGGCCGCCAATTCGTACTACTATCTCGCATCTGCTGGCCTCGACGCCGCCGATTCGATGGAGGCCATGCCGCAGGTCGCCGCGCTCGCGGAAGCCGGTCAGATGGACATGGCCGAGGCGACCGACATCGCCACCGACACGATGTCGGCGTTCGGAATGGAGGCCTCCGAGCTTTCCCGTGTGACGGACACGATGGCCGGGACGGTCAACCGGCACAATCAGACGATGCAGGGGATGGGGTCGGCGATGAGCCAGGTTGCGCCGGTTGCATCCGGTCTCGGGATGTCGATCGAGGAGACCTCGGCCGCAATCGGGATGATGGGCGACGTCGGTATCAAGGCCGAGAAGGCTGGTACCGGTCTCCGATCCGCTCTATCTTCGCTGCAGAACCCGACTGGGAAGGCTGCCGAGACGATCGAGGCTCTCGGCATCAAGGTCAACGACGCCGAGGGGAACATGCTCCCCCTCCACGAGATCATCGGCCAGCTCGAGGAGAGTGGCGCCAAGACAGCCGACATCATGGCCCTGTTCGGGAACCAGGCTGGACCGGCCATGCAAGCTCTCGTTGATCAGGGTAGTGACGCACTCCGTGATGAGGCGGAAGCCCTCTCCGAACTCGACGGCGAGACGCAGAAAGTCGCCGAGACGCAGCGAGACACGCTGCACGGCTCGATTGAGATGCTCAAGTCGTCGGTCGCTGACCTTGCGATCGAGTTCGGCAGTGTACTGACGCCGTACATCCGGCAGGCTGCCAACCTCGCGACGAATCTTGCAGATCGGTTCTCGGGGCTCGGAAGGACGACACAGACAGTTATCGTCGCCGTCGGCGGGGTTGCTGCGGCGCTCGGCCCGCTGCTCATCGCGTTCGGTGCGCTTATCGGCCCACTTTCGACGGCTGTGGGTACGCTCGGAGGTCTCACTGCGGTACTCGGGCCAGTTACTGGTCTCGTCGGTAGTGTGATCGCCCCACTCAGTTCTCTGACAGCAATAGTGAGTGGACTCTTAGCGCCACTCACTGGCCTCGTTGGGACAATGGGGTCGTTCGGTGCTGCTGTGGTAGGAGTCCTCGGTCCGATCGGCTTGCTCGTGGCAGCCATCGGCGGAATCGGCTATGTTCTGAGTGAAAACAGGGAAGTGGTTCGCAAGTTCGCCAATCAGGCGATCGGGAAGCTGAAGAGCGTCGCATCAGGCGCGGCCACGTGGCTGGAGGCGAACGGGCCCAGTCTTCTCAAATCCGCCTTTAGGAAGATTGGGGAAGGTATCCGGTTCATCGCACTTGATATTTACAATGCGGTTACCGGGAACGGTGATTCGATTATCAAGTCGATGATCATCGACGCGGGGTCATGGCTGATCAACGAAGGACCAGGGATCCTCAAGGCAGCCGCGAAACTCGCGTTCGACGCGATCATGGCTGCTGCCAAGGGGCTCTACCAGGGCCTGATCGGCAACAGCCTAATCCCTGAGATGTTCCAGGCGATCGGCGCCTACATCAAGTCGACCGCGGTCTCGCTGATCCAGACGGCCATACAGACCCTCGTCACCCGCGTTACGACGCTTTTCACCACCCTGAAAACGAAGACGGTCACGACGATCACGAACTGGGGTAATCGGATCGGAACCCTCGCAACGAACGCGAAGAACAGAGTCGTCACGTCAGTCACGAATCTGAAAAACCGAACGGTCACGCTGGTCACGGGTCTCAAGAATCAGACAGTTACGCAGTTCACGAACCTGAAAAACCGAGTTACGTCATCGATCACGAATGCCAAGAACACGGTCGTTGCGACTGCTACGAATCTGAAAACGCAGACCATCAGCCAGTTCACGAATCTGAAGAACACTGCGACCTCTCGAGTGACGTCGCTTAAGGACGACGCCGTCTCGGCAATAACTACCCTGAAAGACGACACGGTCGGCGAGCTCCGGTCGATGGCCGACGACGCTGTCGACGAAGTCAGCGAGATGGCTTCGGATCTCCTCGACGAGGTCGACATCGCGAACAAGTTCAAAAACGCCGGTGGTGACCTGATCTCATCATTCGCGGATGGGATTCGCAACTCAGTCGGTGAGGCAACGAGCGCCGTCTCAGGAGCAGTCGATGATGTGAAAAGCTATCTGCCGAGTTCACCAGCCGACAGAGGTCCGCTAAGCGGTGATGAGTGGATCTACGGCCTCCCCGAAGCGATGATATCGGGAATGGAGGACCGCGTTCGCGAACTTTCGTCAGCTTCGGCGATGATCGCCGACGCGGCTCGGCCAGATCCCGATGCGCCCAACGTCCCAATGCCGACCCCACAGCCCGCGGGCGGCAACGGCCGTCAGTCCTCGCGGCGGCGCGATGACGAACGCCGGGTCATGATCGACTTCGGCAATCTCCCGCGGGACGCTCTCGTCTCGATCGGCGACCTCGAGGACATGGCCGACGAGGCCGTCCGCAACCGCCGCCGGCGCGAAAAGAATCGAACTGCGTAA